attaccaaaatgcccctacggtgcatagtttggttataaatgataaatttcacatatatgtaatgCCCTACTGTtgtaacttattaaattaagtatttttactaatCAAATCAGACCTGAACCTCAGATTTATATTtgatctcttttataacctttaaaatgaccaaaatacccatacggggcataaattggttttaaattcgtttttggcataacggaaggtatcttactgatatcacaacatatttaaggcatattaacttaggaaacctgtatatgattcttatggttacccgttacgcatgtttcgcgttcggatcggtttatgtaactagtttgcataaattgaccgaaacgggtcaaaccttatcattttcacttcaaaatccagaatgtgtttagtttacccatattatacaagtcccCAAACTTGTCgagtctaaatcacattctaatccggtctgcgcttaatcttgcgttttgaaccataaacccttccttaaaactaaccggtctaagtttcaacttaaataagacccgttaggaatctaataggttaataaaaccttcgttccagattaagaaCCCCAGTAaaggtacttgtgcttgctgattaggatatatggttgagtataaattgcattgctagctcaggtaaatacgtttaacttattttcccttatacgggcttgggatacggtattataaaaaataccgcttggtcgggtgtagaaaccttttaatcggagatgattaaattgcataatcccgttttaatctgtatttcttgataacaaataacattggggattatcctggatatccttggctcatttaaaaagtgaatggccacaacttaagcacaaggtgtaagcaaaacacctcctgttgcgtatgtaaaagatatactcactcgtaagggtgtcttcttgtgagattatatttgtggtgtgtcgattaatcttgatCGGTTTGTATAATCatcggccctaaatgttggacaaacatgtaaatcagatacaagatttttattaataaaattgtcccaagttataaaagaatttttgtgccttgtgcattcaaatcaattttcttaaatattttcaaaatgagtcagttaaattgtatttaccaatgtaaactgacgtattttccaaaaaagttaaatgacaggtactgtacgtaattggctgggagctcggggtGTTAATAGGGAaccttgcaagttctagatgcctaaagtctattgaacagttttcttttatttgatccgcctgtggatcttttacataccgtttgtaatactttgatattctcattcggttgtaatataattatcttttgcttctgctgtgcatttaaattgtgttgttgactatgatgatatcaactacgtcatgatactccccactggcccaccggtaatacgtggaaatatcggggtgtgacaataggcTAACTAAATTAGCTCatttctaccaatgaaagaaactttcactatggaacaattagccaaattgtatgtaaatggaatcgtttcattacatggaacgcctttatcaattgtttctgatagggatagccgttttacctctcatttttggtcaagtttccaaaaagcaatgggaaccaagttgaatctaagcacaacttaccatcctcaaacggacgaacaaagcgaaaggacaattcagacaatggaagatatgcttagagcttgtgtaattgatttcggaggtaattgggatgatcacttacctttaatagaattttcttataataacagttatcacacaagtatcaatgctgcaccatttgaagcactttatggacgaaagtgccgaaccccagtctgttgggcagaaatttgtggagaagcaactatctggacctgagatagtgcaagaaacaactgacaagatcattcaagtcaaggaacgactaaaagcagcacgtgatcgacaaaagagctacgttgataacagacgtaagccattagaatttcaggtaggtgacaaggtattattaaaagtttctccttggaaaggagtagtcagattcatcaagaggggaaagctaagtcccaggtatgttggaccttttgagattattagaagaataggacctgtagcttatcagctacaactgccagaggaaatggcaggaatacatgatgtatttcatgtatctaatctcaagaaatgcttagctgatgaatcactcgtagtacctcttaaggatataaaggtaaatgaacatctcaaatttgtagaaaagcCTCTGCAGATTGAAGACGGGAAGATTAAGAATcttaagcacaagagattagttctggtcaaagtgaagtgggactccaaaagaggaccagagtatacattgggagcttgaatcagaaatgcaaaggaaatatccacacctattccagtagatctcgaggacgagctttaaaacaaggtggggaggatataacaacagTAAACTGACACCCTCGTAatatttttccgacaccctaatatattttaaaatatcctaatatgtcctaaaataccccCGTACGtgaaaacggaccccgaataccttaattattattataattaattaaaaaatggaATTTTGGgtttgaggcgggccgcgtaagccacccctcaacccctacgcgggccgcgacaaggtGAAAGCTGGGGAAACCCTGGGCcaccacgtggcccaacacacgtCGAAGCTAGCTGATGACACGGATCACCTAAACCCTACCCGGgctactacgcgggccgcgtaggccctggtcttgttttacgcgggccgcgagaaaggccaaatcaggccctataaattgCAACGAAGGGCCTTCAGTCGAATTCATTCATTCACTCGATCTCTCTCTCAATTTTCTTATAGTATgcattatactcgggtctaatacacccctaaataacgaggttctgctccgttgtaagtatcataacccctggatacgtattagatactctgcccgattgatctagggtttcgtaacggttgtcgtggttctgcccgacgtagtcgttggaatgccgtctcggggagggtattactaatgttaaaatgggttattatactaacacgtgtgcacttgtgtaatttatagattattcccatgaaatccttactgaaaatcctaagacagcaatgtgagtaatgtcctttttgcaaattgtttttacaaaacctcacttaattaattatacattaagcagtcattgagtatttgtaaggatacaattacagtcagtaaatttggggttttgtataaaaaatttgttaccgccttgcgaggagtaacatgaccataagtcggaacgacagtaccgtgggtggtaattgatatgacttggaaacaaatgtaattgcgcgaccgccctcaatattgtacaatagttttatttaaaacttgattgaactgggaatcactcaccagtatttccactgacaaaatgtttttaaacgcgtttcatgtaacaaaatgtgaaagccaaatagaagccagctggacagcactgaaggcttggaaaagtggcaataaagttacctaaaataaaatagatgttttattaaataaaaataggatgtattcctatgaaaaaagcgtgtactgaaaacttgggttttatcccatgtgtttaatattatgaaaatgtggtattttactctgacaaaatatttcctaactatggttctgatgtaaattccgctgccaaaatagacaaaaacaagataccaccgaaactggccgcggccgcccgttcccgtgTTTGTatagggggacgggggttgcgacacaaGCGGTTCACCCACCCAACAGTCAACATCGCTATATATAACCCCCAACCCCACTGGCTATCCACCACTACCCCAACCCAAAAACACTTGATCGCACCCGCTACCCACACACACTTGATCGATGGCCTCTTGGACACACGAGGAAGAGCTAGCTCTTGTCACGAGCGTCGTTGACGCAatgaagggccgccaacccgGGGAGACCCGTTACTGGCCGGAAGCTTTTGCTAGCTACCGGCATAACGTGGGAAACGACCGGCACAATTTAAACGCATGCCAACacaaatggcgcgagctacgaccgACGCTCGATCGTTTCAAAGCCTACTACGACAGCGTCTCGGGCGGTGAGATAAGCCACgaagaccgggtggcggtggcgaacatcGAGTTCTGGGGCAAGGAGCGAAAGCCGTTCGACAAGCTTGGCCTtttcgaaatctacctaacgctctacgttttttttttattttgtaatcctttttaggcttttttttattttgtaatcttttttttttagaattttgtaATAATGTTTAGGAAATTTTAATAAAATTGTAGGCTTTTTTTTAATtgttgtgtgtattttttaattttagatttttttttatttttatacacATGGCCATGCCACGCCGtgctagccacgccccgccataccctaCGGACACGTCACTCGTCGAGGGGGAGGGGGGGCTCGAACTCTACGTGTCAAACTCATGCcacaaacccccgccccaccatacccacGGTCTAAGCAATATTCAGTTTATGTGTGCTTGTTTGAATCACTTGGTTAATTCTTTAGCGGGGTTAATTCTTCACATGCATCTTATGGATGGTTGATAACAATCTCCACAAATTAATTTAAATAATCAAGCTCTGTTTCGAAGTTTCATCTTAAAAAAACTCATATTTAGCCTCATATACACACGTCTTGGTCCTATGGCATGAAGCTAAGAAACCAAAGCTGGACCCTTCCTCCCATGCAGCCTTTTGTGTTTGACACTAAATGTAGGATACAATGGGGTTTTTGAATGGCCGATAACAAATTAAGGGAAACATCAATTGTAGATTGTAGGTTCGGCTTTAGCCCATTATCTATCCTCACTAACAAAATCAGCCATGAATATTATCACATACGGCATACCTACCAAATTAATGTCTTCAATGGGACGTTGTGGTGGTTGAGTGATGTGCTCTACAACCAAAAGGTTGGGGGTTCAAATCCTACAAGACGCGGGTATTAGTTGGTAAATCAATTACTATTAGTATCGTCTGCTTTTAGTTAGCATTAGTTAAGTCATTTAGTCAACTAAGTCAAATGTTGAGCTATAAATAGAAGATGTAATGCACTAATAATGACAACTAATCCCACTTTCATTTCCTCTCTTCACTCTAATTCCTATTAAGTGTATTTGGAGTGACTACTATTAGCAAGCCTCAAAAAACATTATGTACACAAATGAGACATTAATATAGCATCACAAAACAGATTACATATATGAGGAAGCTGGAATCCTATTGATAGCTTAGGTTTTAAGGGATATGGGCttcaaaaaagaaaagaaagcatCCCAGTACAGGAGGCGGTGTGATGCGCAAAAACGCCATACTAAAAGCCCCCTAAAGGCACTCACCTCTACTCGTGTCGTGTACATTCACCTTTTAGAACATAGACTCCCCTTCTACTTTTTTTTATCCAACTAATCACAAAACATAGAGCTTAACCTCATAAAACGATGTCTCTAATGGTAAAAGTTGGTTACTCTTCACCAACAATATCATGACACCTGAATGGCTCAATCTCCATTGTTTACAATGTTTGGCCATCCTTGATCTGCTTGCGACTTCACAAAATCAGCCAGAAGTCTTATTTCATCTTCCTGCAAACGAGCTCCAAATGTGCACTGACCCCTCGGTGTACACATCTCTCCAAACCCCTGCATGCAACATGTAACTATAAACACACCATGTATGCAACCCAATGCCCACTGATATTTGGTAAAAACATCTTAAAGATTTCGTTTCAAGATGAAACTTACAGGCATTCTCCCTTTTCCATAATATGTTATCCGGTAAATTTCCTCTTCAGTGTCAATTCCGTTCCTGCGAAAGTACAATCCCATGATGGATAAATTATTGATTTGATAATACAAGTACCAATTAAGAAAATAAAATTGATATTGATAATTTTGGCTACCTTTGAAGATCTTTCAGAAACAGAGTTGCACCCTGAAAGAAAACAATGAAATTTGGGGTTTTTTTTTCTAAAGTAGAAATTAAGACTTAATTTGACTGTCACAACTAACACTGATCTATTGTTTGAAGAAACTCACTCACAGGTTGTAATATGTTTCCACCAGCATCATGACATCCGATGCAAGCACGGTTAAACAATGAAGCTCCTCGTTGTACATCGATTGCTTGGCCATATGACACTATTAAACATGGAAATAATTAtaattagagttaaatgccatttttgtccttgtggtttgggtcattttgccaatttagttcaaaggtttcatttttcacctgtgtgtctaaaaaggtttcaccgttgccattttaatccactgggttaacctcatccattatttctgtcaACGAGAAGGGCAACTCGGtcatggccgaattgcccttctattaacgagaagggcaattcagtcattttatatgtaattttgttaactagaagggcaattcggccatgaCCGAGTTGCCCTTGTCGTTAAcggaaataatggatgaagttaaccagtggactaaaatggcaacggtgaaacctttttagacccaATAGGcaaaaaaaatgaaacttttgtactaaactggcaaaatggctcaaaccacagggactaaaaaggCATTTAACTCTAATTATAATTAAGTGTTCAACCAACATGTCTAGCAACATCTGGGGATCACACGAACCCTAATTACAAAATATCTATTCCAATTTCGACAGCAATGAGGGAGTATATCTATTTGTGATATTAGAATACTAGCAGATTATTATAATTGAATGAAATGGATGGAAATTGTTTACCTGGGGGAGCGATGATAGGAGATAAGGCTAGAAATGCAGCGAATAAAGGTGGGGCTAATCTTTGTACAAACTTCAATTCTTGATGTGGCTTCACCACTAATTGGGCTTCAGCTTCTTGCTTCCCCTTTTTCTGAATGCAGAATCAACTCAAATTGGTGATAATATCAGAAATTAAAATCCAAATACTCACGACTACTACAGGTATGTGAATGAGAGAGGTATACCTGATTTGGAGCAGTGGAAATGAAGCTGCTGTTGCAATTGGGGATGGCCGACAGCAGCATTGTATGAGAACCAGAGATTTCGGAGTTTGAAAGTTGATTCTGTTTCTGGGTATCAGAACCGTAATCCGTTTGGAAAAATCTGTTTATGATGTCGGTTTTCATTAGCTTTAAAATCGTGTATTAAAAAAATGTGTAATCCGTTTATGATGTCGTTTTGATTAGTTTTAAAATAAGAGAACCACGAGAGGGTTGTTAGGAACaggttgggtcgggtcgggtcttCGTAATCCTATACTGGTACGGTTGTAAACTCGTGTTTCATACTTGATCCAATTCCCGTCAGATATTAACTACACTAGTTAATGTATAATTTTTTTATGGAGTAAACTGTGATTTTGGTCCCTGAGATTTAATCACTTTtttcactttagtccaaatttcaaactttttgcatttgggtccctgtggtttcagttttattgtcattttggttcaaaagtgaaatcaggtcatatttgtcttataaaatccagctattttgttctttttctcaagggcaaaatggtcattttaagcattaatatatatatatatataggctaggagttggctagaaagtccaaatttcctaaaaagtgtagaaagtcataaaacaccaaatTGTCAAcgataaaacacaccaaaaacccacaaataacaaaatgaagattaataaaacatcatatatgtgggttgtgtattgtgttttggatgataaggctctgACTATCGAataacaaatattattgtgttttatgttgattagcatgttgtgttttatattcatagttataCGATTGTGTGTTTTAAGTTTTTATGAACTATTatggtttgaatatggtgttttagtaattttcactctgttatttgtgggttttaagtgtgttttatggctgaaattagagtgttttatgactttttacactttctaggaaatttggactttctagccgaaccccaccctatatatatatatatatatatatatatatatatatatatatatatatatatataggatgaggatcattacagaacactaactattgcgagaacaactctaaaacactaaattttgggatttaaagtacgtatttttaaaattttatgtttcttacattcatatctgtattatatatacataaaaaaccaAATATTTTAACCTACACATATCCTACATACATGTTggtaatttaacctacacataacctacatatgtgtaggttatacAAAAAGTAAAATTTTtccatattttgttttgaattctagTGTAAGAAATAATAAATCTTatatttgtaacattttcatttactttttaggtttttaggatagAAAAAATAGGTGATTCAttgtgttctgcgtgttctcgcaatatttagtgttctgcatagaaccttcccctatatatatatatatatatatatatatatatatatatatatatatatatatatatatatatatatatatagtgcaaatatctatagaaaacccactttaatttagaaaacccaggaaactcaaagctcccgatgtttttttattttgaaaaaatttacacatgttatatacatgtttttaagggttttgggcaaaaaaaatcaaaaaagcgccgagtagatatttaaaaaaaataaacaagttttggtgtaacacatgttacaaatatgtcagatgaatgtaacatatgttacaccaaaacttgtttatttttttttaaatatctactcggcgcttttttgattttttttgcccaaaacccttaaaaacatgtatataacatgtgtaaattttttcaaaataaaaaaacatcgggagctttgagtttcacGGGTTTTCtgaattaaagtgggttttctatacatccttcccatatatatatatatatatatataaacctcaAAACACCACTCTCAGATCCCTTCTCttactctctccctctctcctatctctaacaccaccaccaccatgaactccaccaccgccacctcctcccccttttcactaggggtgttcagaattcgtttcgaattcgaaaattcgaaattcgtttaaattcgattcgattatcaagaattcatttcgattataagaattcgaattctattcaattcgagtcaagtaaatcgaatacgaatttataatttcaaattcgattcgattcaaaattcgaataaaaattatacatttttatttattatttttatatataacacatatataacttttattaggctatactataaattattttcaaaatttattccaagtattaaaattacccattaccaaacccactacatggCTCATAATTAAAACCTAAGcaacaaatctatcaatagattcTAATCCTAAAAATATTATCTTGTAATGTGAAGTGGTTATTcccgacttctcgttttgaattttagacttatAGTACTTAATTTGAAACTTTTTAATATGATATCGTGTTTTATGGCTCCTTTAAAATTTATGCTTCATTTTGATAGTTATTcacatgtttttaaagaatctaAATCAAAACGAATTTATTCAAActcgattcgaattcgaattcgaatttttaatcgaatacgaatcgaatacgaattgggttttttattcgaatactaattcgaatcgaattcaataagttttaatcgaattcgaatcgaatacgaattcaaggaaaaataaaaattatttgaATAATTCGATTcaaataattcgaaaattcgatattcgattcgatgaagaCCCCTACTTTTCACCATCGCCACCACTACCTCCTCACCACAGCCGCTACCACCACCTCCTTCTCACCAATCTCTAGATATGAATTTCCCCCAATCTGAATGTGAGCCCTAACCCTGCCTAGAACACATCCCCATTGTGTGAGCTGCTTGAAAGGGTTTTAATAGCTGTTGAAATCGGGCGAAGGGGAACTATAACGTTGGACAGTAGTGGTGGGTTTCAATCGGTTTCACTGATATCAAACCCATTTCAATTCCATGATAAAATAGCAAAAGTTATAGAACTGGAACTGTTCGGTCCGGTAACAGGAGGTACGACTTAAATAGGTATTGGGGTTAGCCGGGTCGGTGAGGATGTGGGTTGGTTCAGGTGTAGTCACCAGAGCGTGAAGTGTTGCAGAACATAGGCAGACCTCTTGAAGTCAGGTTTCTCGGGACATCGGTTGAAAGACAGAAGAGAAACAGAGACGTACCTGAGTCGGAGATCGGCTGCGAGTGGTGGAGGTGATGCGGCTGTGGTTGAAGACGGAGGTCAAAGACGACTGCAGGTGGTTGAAAGAGATGAGCGGCGGAGATGATGGTGTTGTAGAGTGTTTCCGGTTCGGAGTGAAGATGGAGGATGGTGTTTGGTGATGGAGAACGGTAGGTAGGGGTGGGGTGGATGAGGCGATGGTTCTGTTATTAGGTTTCAAACATAAAATGGAATTGTGGGGAAGGAGATGGTTCTTTTATTAGGGTTCAAAcataaaatgaccattttgcccatgaggaaaatgacaaaatagcaggattttataagataaatatgaactgatttcacttttggaccaaaatgacaataaaactgaaaccacaatgacccagatgcaaaaggtttgaggtttggactaaagtggcaaaagtgaccaaaccttagtgaccaaaatggcagtttactctttttatgTATATAACTATTATAAATTAGGATATAATACATTACATAGATATAAGTATAAATTAGAATATAGGGTAATTTACTTTTTGGGTCCCTGTGTTTTAgttgttttaaccactttagtccaaaatcaaaatgtttaacgccctgagtccctatagccacttttcataaccatttgagtccaattttCTTACACAGTTAGAATTTTGTTGTTAAGTTTTGCTAAATGACCAAATTCccctataattaaaaaataaaaaactaatttatttagattttctctctctctctctctatctctttcAAAACAAGCAACTTTCTCCCTCTCTAAACCCCACTGTAACCAGAAATGTTCCAACAGCATACTCAATGACATCCCATACCCAATCAGCTGCGAAATCCAGCTAAACTGCACCACAAACGGCACCGTTTTAATCGAGGATTTAAAAGTACATCAAATCAAGCCAGACTATATTCTAGTGGGCCTTCCGACGGAGTGTGGCCGTGCCGTGGAAGCCTCCACCGTCTTTACGGTGATCACTACGTCCCGACGTCTGACAACACCATTCTGATGGAAAACTGCACCAAACAGGTTCAAACATGTTCGGTTCCTCAGTCCATGATGCAACTAAACCTGGATACTTATACTGTTATACATACACAAAACTGAACATGAAAGTATACAGTTTCAGCAATTTATCTACTTCTTGTAACACAAAAGATGATGTTTCGTCTGGCGATAAGTATTGATATAATCAAAATCGAACAACAAATCCTAGGGTACCGATTTGCGGATAAGATTAACACAAAACGATGACGTTTCGTCTGGCGATTTTGATAAGAAAAACTTAAATTAGGGTTCGGTTAACCCTAAAAACGGTAATTTGGGGTAAATAAGATCGATGATTGCTTCTAGCTGTGCAAATTGAGTGTAGGTGAGTACTGTGATAGCTGTCACgtgacgtaaaacgtagaaaaagACAAACATGAACTTATACCTTGACTCGGCGTAAAACGTAGACAAATTCGAACTTATACCGCCATGTGACGTAAAACACAGAAAAAACACACGCAAACTTATACCGTGACTCGGTGTAGAAGACAAACTTGAAATTATACTAAAACGTATTATAAAGTTGAGGGGTcaaaatcatatttttttaaagttgGGGTAAAATCGACAACTCTAAAAGTTGAGGGTACGAAATTAACGATTtaacttaaataaaaaaatatctaACTCTAAATCCTAAAATTTATTAACATGCTGCAAAgtcaaatatattttataaaaaaaacaattcaaTACCTTTTCAtactttttttttacatttttacgGTGGTTGGTTTATTTCACGGGTGTGTTTTCTTACTCTTCTTTACATTTTCAGGGTGTTTGGTTAATTTCATGGGAATTTGAGTGATTATTAATAATTGAGTTAACTGTTATTTTCATCACTGTAGTTTGTTCAATTACAGCAGTTCAGACCAAAGTTTAATTTGTACTATTTTCGTCAATGATATTCTAGTTTCATTTAAAAAGCTAAGATTGAATAGAATAATTGGAAAAACCACAGTTACAAAAAACGCAGTTAACTCGTGTATTTATGAATAGAACTGACATGTTTCAAAAATGTTAGAGACTAAAATaatacaaatttaaaatttggccCGAACTTACATAAGACACGAAAATGACAATTAACTCTTATCGATTTTATTTGgataaaataaatgaaataacTGATTTACAATTGTCTTTGGTTATCTCGTAAGAAAAAACTGTGCTGCAAATTTTCTGGTATCAAGGAAGTGCCGGCACCGGCGACAATGAGCTGCCGATATATGGCCGCCATCAGCTCCTCTCTGCTACGGTAACACCTCCTCTTTCTCAcccctcttcttcttcttatcaATTCTGTTTCTTATTATTTTTCCCAATTTTAAAACCAGGAGCACAATAACTCTCCCAACATTACCCCATTTCAATCCTTTGAAGCCACCGAATTCCGTTCGCCTAATTCAATCAACTTTTCAACTTCCAGTTCGCCATTGTCCACACAGGTATTCAATTTCTCCTTTTCCCCAATTTTTGGGGTTATTTAATATGCGTTTAGGTTACTGAAATTGACTACTATTTAGATTGTATGATGGATTGAATCTAGCTGTATACATATAAGATTGTAATAATCATACTCAAGTTATTTATTTGTACGCCCTGTATATGCATATAATGCATATTTGTGTGGCCCCTcagggcaaaagtgaaagtgtactaatttaacgttattttactaatttcgtgaaaataacgttaaaaagtgagggacggttaatcatgcatcatgtggtggcattgatagccgaaagacaagggggtacatgcactaatcggctttTGTCccaattgttgagtgttatgtgccttatgtccaaggcttgatacaaaacttctatcgagccgggggtgtcactggaagcagcctcacTATTCATATGGtatagaggtaaggttgtctacatcttacccccctcagaccctacctttgctttgctattggtgcgATTTACTTCACCGGTGAATACGGCATACGCTATATGTATTATTGAATCAATAAACATTGTATTCTTCGTTGAATGCGTGTGTTTATCGTTGTAACTTTAGGAGTAGGTTTGAGCTAGTCGTTCTGAAAATACAACATATTTCCTGATAGAATACATGGATTCACAGTCACTAGTGAATACAAAGTAGTTCATAATGATTCAAAGATAATGTATTCATCGATAAGTAGTTATTGTTTCtcttttgaacacccctactcgTTTCATTTTGTTACTTGAATTAGCTAACTGTTTCTATAtctaacgttttttttttttttattattcttCTTCTTATATTAGGGCCATGTCTCGTGTGAGTGCAACACATGATGAAGAGGCTGCTGCTAAAGCAGCAGCAACAGAAGCTAACAGTGGAGCTCCAACCATGTATTGTCCGGTCCCTATCTTGTGAAATGATTGATGAGTTCATTTGTTTTCTTAAT
Above is a window of Helianthus annuus cultivar XRQ/B chromosome 14, HanXRQr2.0-SUNRISE, whole genome shotgun sequence DNA encoding:
- the LOC110903778 gene encoding cytochrome c6, chloroplastic, with product MKTDIINRFFQTDYGSDTQKQNQLSNSEISGSHTMLLSAIPNCNSSFISTAPNQKKGKQEAEAQLVVKPHQELKFVQRLAPPLFAAFLALSPIIAPPVSYGQAIDVQRGASLFNRACIGCHDAGGNILQPGATLFLKDLQRNGIDTEEEIYRITYYGKGRMPGFGEMCTPRGQCTFGARLQEDEIRLLADFVKSQADQGWPNIVNNGD